In Seonamhaeicola sp. S2-3, the genomic window TGTTAACGGACAGTTTCAAATTAAACTATTAGATGAAGGTTCTGTAGTACTTGAGAAAAAAGGCTATGAATCTGTAATTATTGCTATGTCAGATTTAATCGATAATATTACTATGGTGAAATCGCCTTTCCTCGCTTCAGAAGATGACGAGATAAAGATGGGAGTAGCCACCAAAGATAGACGCAATATTATTGGTGCAGTATCGTCAATTAATACGAAAGAGCGATTAACTTATGACAATACCCAATGGGTTAGAGATTATATTAACGGGCTCATGTTAGGTGTAAAAGGCTCAGATAATGTTAGAGGTTTAGGAAGCGCTGTTTTTGTTATTGATGGTGTAATAGGTCGTGATCCTAATATCCTAAATATGGAAGAGGTTGAGCAGATAACAGTACTTAAAGATGCAAATGCTGTTGCTTTATATGGAAGCCAAGGAAGAAATGGCGTTATTGTTATTAATACCAAACGCGGAAAAGCTAATAAAAAAGAAATTAATGTTAATATTCGTTCTGGTATTCAAGTTCCTATTTCTTTACCTAACTATTTGAGTTCAGCGGCATATATGCAGCTTTTTAATGAAGCGAGAAAAAATGATGGGTTAGATAATTTTTATAGCCCTTCACTTATTCAAGAATTTAGAACAAGTTCTAACAAATATAAATACCCAGATGTAGATTTATATTCAAGTGAATATGTACAACCCTTTATTAGCTCTACAAGTATTATCACAGAGTTTTCTGGAGGAAATGATAAAAATCAGTATTATGTTAATGTGGGGTGGAATCGTAACGAGGATTGGGTTAATATTAATGATGATATTAATGCTGGAACAAACCGTTTTAATGTAAGAGGTAACATAGATTTTAGAGTAAATGATTGGATTACTAGTAGTCTAGATGGTATTGCTATTATAAGTACTGATAAATCGTCTAGAGCTAATTTGTTAAGCGCTGCAACTACGTTAAGACCTAATGCCTATTCGCCATTTTTACCTGTAGATGCTATAGACACAAGCGATCCTACAGTTGCAGGACAATTACAAGCAGCAAACACGTTTAATGGGATGCTTTTAGGGTCAACACAACAGTTTGGGGCAGATGCACCTATAGCTCTAGCTATTGCTGGTGGATATAAAAATACAGTGTTTCGTTCTACACAGTTTAACAATACCATAAATTTTGATTTAGATAGGGTAACAAATGGCTTATCAGCTAAAACCTATATAAGTTTTGATTTTTATGATTCTTACAATTTATCTATAAATAATCAATTTAAAACTTACGAACCAACTTGGGAGGGTGATAGCATAACAAGTCTTGGTGTTTTTGGCGAAGACTTACAAGATCAAACTGAAAATGTTAGTACTAATGGTTTTGTCTCTCGATTTGGTTTTTATGGACTTCTAAATTACGATACCACTTTTGCTAAGAAACATTCTATAAACACCACTTTATTAGGTTATTACAATTCGCAAAGAGCAAATGATGTTAAACAAACAGATGTTGATGCTCACTTAGGATTTCAAATGACTTATGATTTTAAGAAAAAACTGTTTGTTGACTTTACAGGAACCTATACTAATTCTATAAAACTACCAGAAGGAAATAGAGGTGGGTTTTCACCAACTTCTGGTATAGCTTACATTTTAAGCGAAGAATCTTTTTTAAAGAATAGTAAATTTATTAACTTCCTTAAGTTAAAAGCTTCAGCTGGTATTATAAAGTCTGATCGAGGAATTGATGGTTACTATTTATATGATGTAAACTATTCAAATGGTTCAAATTTTACTTGGGCTGATGGTAATTCTAATCGCAGGATAGATATTACACAAGGAGAAAATCTTGATTTAACATTTGAAGAGCGTATTGATTTAAACATTGGTTTCGAAGCCTATTTAAAGAATTCTCTATGGCTCGAGTTTAATTATTTTAAGTCTGAACTTGATAAGCAAGTAGGATTTTTGAATAATCTATATCCTTCTTATTATGATGACTTCAGACCATATAATAATTATGATAAGAACTTATATACTGGTTTTGAACTAGGGATGAATTTCAACAAAACTTTTAATGATTTATCTGTAGGTATTGGCGCTAATGTTTTATACAGTAAAACGGAAGCGGTTAAACGATCTCAGTTATTTGAATTTGATTATCAAGACACTGTAGGAAGAGAGCTTTCAACAATTTTTGGACTAGTAGACCAAGGTTTTTATGCGGAATCTGATTTTGATACAAATGGTAATTTAAATGCAGGTTTGCCTGTGCCACAATTTGGTAGTGTTCAACCAGGAGATATTAAATATAAAGATCAAAACGGAGACAATATTATTGATAATAATGACAGAGTTGCTATTGGGCAATCTAGTAGCCCTTGGACTTATGCAGTTAATCTTAATTTAAAATACAAAAATTTCAACTTTTTTGTATTGGGGGCAGGCCAAACAGGAGCCGACGGTAATAAGTTAAGCAGTAGCTATAATGAATATTATTCAGTTGACGGTAATGATAAATATTCTGAAGTTGTCTTAGGACGCTGGACACCAGAAACGGCAGATACTGCAACATTCCCTAGATTATCATCGCAAACAAATCAAAATAATTTTAGAACTTCTACGTTTTGGTTGTTTGACACGAGTTTCTTTAGAATTAACCGTGCGCAGTTAACATATGAATTTCAGGAAGCTTTTTGTAATCAATTAGGTATTGAGGATTTAAGTGTAAATATTTCTGGAACTAGTTTGTTTGAAATAGGAAAAAATAAAGATGTACGACAGTTAAAAATAGGAACAACACCTTTAACTAGAGCTTATACGCTTGGTTTGAGAATGTCATTTTAATATAATTAGAAAATTAAGATAAATAAAATGAAAAATTTAATAAAATATATAGTAATTGTGTTGGTCTTTGCTAGCATGATAGCTTGTGATACCTTGGAACCTATTGATGAAAATAGGTTAGGTTTTGATTATATTACCACGGATCCAAATGCAGCAGAAGGTGTATTATTAAATGGGTATACAGGCTTAGTTAATCAATATTCATTTTCTGAAGCAGCTACTGATGATGCTGTTAGTAATATTTTGAATAACAACTATAAGCGAATGGCGCTTGGCGAGTTAAATGCACAATTTAACCCTGCCTCCCGTTGGAATAGTTTCGAACGTGTATTTTGGGTAAACCAATTTCTAGAAATCATTGAAGTAGGAGAAACACAATGGAGTACAGATCCATTAACTAATGAAATGTTTCAGATGCGTATGAAGGGAGAAGCGTTAGCCTTAAGAGGATTGCACCATTTTTATGTGCTTCAAGCACATGCTGGTATAGGTACATCTGGAGATTTGCTAGGTATTCCATACTTTACCGAGTTTATAGAACCTGATGGTAACTTTAACATACCTCGTCTATCATTTGAAGCCTCGGTTCAGGCTATTATGGCAGATTTTGATGAGGCACTTAATTTATTACCAACAGATTATGGATTAGGCGCAGCAGAAGTAGACCCATGGTACGCAGATTTAGAAAATTTTGATTATGATAAATATCAATTAGTAAATGATAACTTTTTTGATTTACGTATTTCAGGAAGGATAGTAAAAGCCCTAAAAGCACGTTTGGCACTTTTTGCAGCAAGCCCATCGTTTTTAGATAGCCAAGATTATTATGAAATAGCAGCAAATAATGCCGCTGAAATTTTAAATACAATTGGAGGTGTTTCTGGTTTAGATCCAAATGGTAATGAGTTTTATAAATCAGATGATAACATATTGGGTAGTGAAATGCTTTGGCGTGGATCTATTGGAAATAATTCTTTTAACTATGAAAAAAGAATGTTTCCACCTTCAGTCAATGGAAATGGGGAGATTAACCCAACACATAACTTTGTAATGGCATTCCCAATGCAAGACGGTTACCCTGCAACAGAAGCTAATGGTTTTGATCCTCAAAACCCTTATGCTAATAGAGACCCTAGGCTAGAAAAATATGTTGTTGTTAATGGCGCTTCTTTTGGAGGTGGTACAATTAATACTGGTGTTGGAGGAGGAAATGACAGGCTAGATTCTATCCCTGGGCAATCAACAACTACTGGGTATTATCTAAAAAAATTATTACATCCAGACGTTAGAATTAATAATGATGGTACTGCTTCAGGTAAGAGACATGCCAATGTGTATTTTAGATATACAGAATTGTTTTTAATATTAGCAGAATCAGCTAATGAAATTGGAGGTCCTGACTATCAGGTTAACGGTATTAGTGCCCGTGATGTAATAGCAGCAATACGTAATAGAGCAGGAATTGCACAACCAGATAGTTACTTAGCATCTATTACAAGTAAAGAAGATATGCGTGAACTTATTAGAAATGAGCGTCGTATAGAACTAAGTTTTGAGGGACATAGGTTTTGGGATCTTAGAAGATGGGGATTACCTTTAAATGAATCTGCTAAAGGCTACTTTTTTAACGGAAATAATTATGTAGAGTTGCCTTCTGTTGAAATTAGAAATTTCCAACCATTTGCAACTTATATGCCAATTCCTAATTCAGAGACTGTTAAATTTTCTGAACTTGAGCAAAATAATGGCTGGTAGGGTAATTGTGTAATTTAAAAGAATAAAAAATATTAAACATGAAAATAAAATATGTAATTATATGTGCTATCGCCTTAGTTTTAATGGCTTGCGAAAATCAAGAAAATGAATTTGACGATTTTGGTTCAACTTCGGTATATTTTCCATTTCAAACACCTGTTAGAACTCTAATTCAGGGTAAGTATGATTTGGGTTTTAATGAGAATGATAATAACGGTCGATTCGAAATTGGTGTGACCATGACTGGAGTCTATGAAAATAATAAAGATAGAAAAGTATACTTTGAATTGGAACCAGAGTTGATTGACCCTGTTGAATTAGGAGTTGACTCAGTTAATGTGAAGGTATTACCTTCTTCGTATTACACTATTGAGCAGGAAAGCCCTGTAACAATACCAGCAGGTTCAATTAAAGGGCGTATTCCTGTGCAATTAACTGATGCGTTTTTTGAAGACCCTCTTTCTTTTGCAGAATATGGAGAAGTACATTACGTTATTCCATTAAGAATTACAGATTATGAAGAATTAGATTCGCTTTTAACAGGAGTGCCAGCTGAAGGTGTTACAAATCCTATTAAGATTAAAACAGAAGATTGGCAAATACAACCTAAAGACTATACGCTTTTTGGTATCAAGTATATGAATAAATATCAAGGTATCTATCTAAGACGTGGAGAAGATGAAGCTGTAGGGTCTAATGAATCAGTTACAGTTTACGAAAATGGAGATCCAACAGAAACAACAACAGAGGATATTGATGGTTCTACAGTTTATAGATCAGAATTTGTTGTAGATGATGAATTACTTCCATTATCAACTGCAGGAAGGAATAAAGTAACTGCTACTATTAATGTTAGAAGACCAGGCAGTGCAACTAATAATACATTGTCTTTACTTTTAACATTCAACGATAATGAAGAAATTACGGTTTCTAATGCAGATCCAAGTAGTACTGTTACCGTAACTGGATCAGGAAAATTTGTAGAAGATGGCGATGAATGGGGAGGAGAAAGTCGAGACGTAATCTACTTAGATTATCAATACCATGAACAAGAAGTTGAAGTTACTGAGAAACGTTTTTTTGGTTCATTAGTCTCAACAACAACATCAACAATTGATTTGTTACACACAGTTAAAGATACTTTAGTGATTAGAGACAGAGATGTTAAATTTGAAGAATTTGCTGTTGAATTGAAAACAGAATAATTAAATAATATATAAGTTTTTAAACTATATTAAAAATAGCGGGCTATATGTCCGCTATTTTTAATTATACAAATATAAATTTTAGTGTAAAATTGTTTTTTGTAAACAGGTTAATTTTATTCATCAAATGTTTGTTTTTTATAAAATTAACGTTTTGTAAAACCTTTGTTTTCAGGATAGAGCAGGATAGGGTTTCTTATGTTATACTTTATTTTTATGTAATAAAAGTAAAAGTTAGTTTAGAGTTATTTAGGTTAGTAAAAAAAATCTCCTTTATAAAGGAGATTTTTTTTGTGAAATTCAGGACAGTGCAGGATAATGTAAGTTAATAATTAATTTAACTTTATGGCTTAATATGACTTTAAGCTTTTTTGTGTTTAAGGCATAATAGTATTTAAAAATCTTCAACAATTAATTATTATTAAATGTATAAAATCAAGTTTTTATTCGGTCTCATACTATCAATTTTAAGTTTTAATATAACAATCTCTCAAAATAAATCTGATAGGCAGAACGAGTCGAAGCCAAATATCATTTTTATTTTAACAGATGATCAACGTTTTGACGCTATTGGTTATGCTGGAAATAAATTTGTTGAAACTCCAGAAATGGATAATTTAGCAAATTCTGGAACTTATTTCCATACAGCTATTGCAACTACCCCAATTTGTGCCGCTAGTAGAGCTACTCTTTGGACAGGTTTGTATGAACGCTCACATAATTACAATTTCCAAACAGGAAATATACGAGAGGAATATATGGCAAACTCCTACCCAACACTTTTAAGGAATAATGGATATTATACAGGTTTTTTTGGAAAGTATGGTGTACGTTATAATGGTCTAGAGAAACAATTTGATGAATACGAGTCTTATGACCGAAATAATCGTTATAAAGATAGAAGAGGTTATTATTACAAAACCATAGATAAAGATACAGTACATTTAACAAGATATACAGGCCAACAAGCATTAGATTTTATTGAAAAAAATGCAACCAATAAAAAGCCTTTTTGTTTATCGTTAAGCTTTAGTGCGCCTCATGCTCATGATGGTGCCCCAGAACAATATTTTTGGCAAAATACAACAGATAATTTGTTGGAAGATACAACCATTCCTGAACCAGAATTAGCAGATGAAAAGTATTTTTTAGCGCAACCAAAAATTGTTAGAGATGGTTTTAATAGATTACGTTGGACATGGCGGTATGATACCCCAGAAAAATATCAGCACAGTTTAAAAGGTTACTACCGAATGATTTCTGGAATAGATTTAGAAATTAAAAAGATTAGAAACAAGCTAAAAGAAAAAGGCGTAGATAAAAATACAGTTATAATTCTAATGGGAGATAACGGTTATTTTTTAGGAGAACGTCAACTTGCTGGCAAATGGCTAATGTATGATAATTCTATACGAGTTCCTTTAATTATTTATGATCCCAGAGCAAATAACCATCAAGATGTAAAAGATATGGTGCTAAATGTAGATATACCATCAACAATTGCAGATATTGCAGGAATTGAAGCACCAAAAACTTGGCAAGGTAAAAGCTTGTTGCCAATTGTAAATCAAGAAACTAATACTATTGGTAGAGATACTATTTTAATAGAGCATATTTGGGACTTTAGTGAAATACCACCAAGTGAAGGTGTACGTACTCAAGAATGGAAATACTTTAGATACGTTAATGATAAATCTATTGAAGAACTTTATAATTTAAAGAAAGATCCACTAGAAACTAAAAATTTAATAGGAAAGAAAAAATACCAAGAAGTAGCTAAAAAGTTAAGGGCAAAATTAGATGAATTAATTGCAAAAAATAGCGATAAATACAGAAAAGGACCAACAGATTTAACAGTAGAGTTAATTAGAGAGCCAGAAACCGAAGTTGAAATATTCGATTTAAAACCAGAGTTTGGTTGGACGGTACCTATTGAATCCAAATTTC contains:
- a CDS encoding DUF5627 domain-containing protein, translating into MKIKYVIICAIALVLMACENQENEFDDFGSTSVYFPFQTPVRTLIQGKYDLGFNENDNNGRFEIGVTMTGVYENNKDRKVYFELEPELIDPVELGVDSVNVKVLPSSYYTIEQESPVTIPAGSIKGRIPVQLTDAFFEDPLSFAEYGEVHYVIPLRITDYEELDSLLTGVPAEGVTNPIKIKTEDWQIQPKDYTLFGIKYMNKYQGIYLRRGEDEAVGSNESVTVYENGDPTETTTEDIDGSTVYRSEFVVDDELLPLSTAGRNKVTATINVRRPGSATNNTLSLLLTFNDNEEITVSNADPSSTVTVTGSGKFVEDGDEWGGESRDVIYLDYQYHEQEVEVTEKRFFGSLVSTTTSTIDLLHTVKDTLVIRDRDVKFEEFAVELKTE
- a CDS encoding SusC/RagA family TonB-linked outer membrane protein, with the translated sequence MAQTNDTEVTATVVDEQGNPLSGVDVFSPKGDKTSSDVNGQFQIKLLDEGSVVLEKKGYESVIIAMSDLIDNITMVKSPFLASEDDEIKMGVATKDRRNIIGAVSSINTKERLTYDNTQWVRDYINGLMLGVKGSDNVRGLGSAVFVIDGVIGRDPNILNMEEVEQITVLKDANAVALYGSQGRNGVIVINTKRGKANKKEINVNIRSGIQVPISLPNYLSSAAYMQLFNEARKNDGLDNFYSPSLIQEFRTSSNKYKYPDVDLYSSEYVQPFISSTSIITEFSGGNDKNQYYVNVGWNRNEDWVNINDDINAGTNRFNVRGNIDFRVNDWITSSLDGIAIISTDKSSRANLLSAATTLRPNAYSPFLPVDAIDTSDPTVAGQLQAANTFNGMLLGSTQQFGADAPIALAIAGGYKNTVFRSTQFNNTINFDLDRVTNGLSAKTYISFDFYDSYNLSINNQFKTYEPTWEGDSITSLGVFGEDLQDQTENVSTNGFVSRFGFYGLLNYDTTFAKKHSINTTLLGYYNSQRANDVKQTDVDAHLGFQMTYDFKKKLFVDFTGTYTNSIKLPEGNRGGFSPTSGIAYILSEESFLKNSKFINFLKLKASAGIIKSDRGIDGYYLYDVNYSNGSNFTWADGNSNRRIDITQGENLDLTFEERIDLNIGFEAYLKNSLWLEFNYFKSELDKQVGFLNNLYPSYYDDFRPYNNYDKNLYTGFELGMNFNKTFNDLSVGIGANVLYSKTEAVKRSQLFEFDYQDTVGRELSTIFGLVDQGFYAESDFDTNGNLNAGLPVPQFGSVQPGDIKYKDQNGDNIIDNNDRVAIGQSSSPWTYAVNLNLKYKNFNFFVLGAGQTGADGNKLSSSYNEYYSVDGNDKYSEVVLGRWTPETADTATFPRLSSQTNQNNFRTSTFWLFDTSFFRINRAQLTYEFQEAFCNQLGIEDLSVNISGTSLFEIGKNKDVRQLKIGTTPLTRAYTLGLRMSF
- a CDS encoding RagB/SusD family nutrient uptake outer membrane protein; protein product: MKNLIKYIVIVLVFASMIACDTLEPIDENRLGFDYITTDPNAAEGVLLNGYTGLVNQYSFSEAATDDAVSNILNNNYKRMALGELNAQFNPASRWNSFERVFWVNQFLEIIEVGETQWSTDPLTNEMFQMRMKGEALALRGLHHFYVLQAHAGIGTSGDLLGIPYFTEFIEPDGNFNIPRLSFEASVQAIMADFDEALNLLPTDYGLGAAEVDPWYADLENFDYDKYQLVNDNFFDLRISGRIVKALKARLALFAASPSFLDSQDYYEIAANNAAEILNTIGGVSGLDPNGNEFYKSDDNILGSEMLWRGSIGNNSFNYEKRMFPPSVNGNGEINPTHNFVMAFPMQDGYPATEANGFDPQNPYANRDPRLEKYVVVNGASFGGGTINTGVGGGNDRLDSIPGQSTTTGYYLKKLLHPDVRINNDGTASGKRHANVYFRYTELFLILAESANEIGGPDYQVNGISARDVIAAIRNRAGIAQPDSYLASITSKEDMRELIRNERRIELSFEGHRFWDLRRWGLPLNESAKGYFFNGNNYVELPSVEIRNFQPFATYMPIPNSETVKFSELEQNNGW